gcgaccataacattatgcaaattaggcgatgaTGTCATTTAGCGTTGGCAACACTGCTCCTGAATGCAGAGTGCGTCTGCCGCAGACATGAGAGACTCGTGTTAAGTTTGTTCCGTACAAGTGACTCTGTTTTCGGGATAAATAACTTGCTGAAGTGGACACGACGCTGTTTCCCTGGAGAAGAAGATGAGTGCGTGGGAAAGCAAAGCCGGGGATCAGGTAACTTCCATTAGATTTCCCATGACTCTAATACTGCTTTTCGCCTTGTGAGGACTGCTGCACTGGCTTTTTCATGAAGAAAATACATTACAATGCCACTAAGCTAAATAGCTACCACATATTGCAATGGTTGTCAAATAATGGCTCCAGGGCTGAATTCGACCCTACAAACCAAATGATGTGACCTCAGACAAaggtttttaatttcataacaAAACCTCTAATCAGGTATGTATCTACTGTAGATAAGTTGGACTTTTCAGGGAATTTTGACATTGCTGATAAAGCCAAGGCTCTATTAATAAACATTAAGAACCAATTTGTCTAAACAtcaaatatattcatacatGATAAGAATGACTTGGTGGCATTTGCACTTCTTTTCTGCACATACGCACAATACAATTATCTTATATGATGTGTGGTCACACaatgaatatataaatgcagGGTGTTATAAATGTTTGTTGAAATCACATATTCACAAACTGAATATAGAGCAAATAATCTGAGCgaatttaaacaacaacaagctcCATTTGCACTTTTTACCACCTTTAACAGAGCTACATGACCAAATAAATACTTCCTTCATCCGAAGCCGCGCCCACTTTGTCTAGCCTCATTAATCAGACGATTGAAAGGGCGAGTCCTAATAAAAATCCACATTTCAGCAATATAATTGGCTCCTGTAGGTGTCAGTCATCACAGAATACAAAGCTGCGTCAAACCAACCAAAGAGATCATGAAAACCGCCGGAAGCTGCACTGTTCTACtttcacagaaaaacatttatagCAATGAGATAGACTGGCCAGAACCACACTTTAAATAGagcaaattaatacaaaattgaggcagattaaataaaaaatatagatGTTGCTATATGTAGggtgaatattttttttaaagttaatagGTATGATGGAAATAATACTTTACCtacaacattttattaatttacacatttctatcCTATTAGTATTAGTTTACTctcttaacttttttttttttttttttatacaaatgtcTCCTTCTTATGTCTTTCAccaatttaatttctttattcttctATTTTCCTTAAACAATGTCTTAAACTGCGTGATCTGATTTAAACTTGATTTCTTTCAATTTCTTCTCTGGGTTGTTTTTAAATACCCTGAAACTGAACCTTGAATCTACCTCTGTGGTACGATACGATAAAACGTCTTGTGCCATCTTACTCCAAGATTACAGTAATATAATATGTATTATAGTTCAATGTATAAAACATTTGTCTGAAAGTCTtataaatataagaaaaaaaacgaatatACACTGTATTATTAGTGAAAATgataacataataatataaagaTTATTAATAGAATTATGATATTTGTGCATCTCTGTACTCTCATATACatatgaatatttgtatttatgcaTATATATTCACAATGCATTTTCATACGATAATGAAGTCTTTTCACAGTCTGcatatgtttgttttcaacaatttcttttatacatatgtatatttcCATAAGAAAGGGGgaaagaacatttattttgaaggtccaaacaggaagtggtgccTGTCTCCCTGGTGCTGCTGCGGGTGTGAGCGCTGTGTGCCACAGTGTGTTGATGGTGGTGTCTCCGGCTCCACGCAGTGTCCAGTGAGCTACATGTGTGCTACATATGTGTGTGGAGGATGAGCCACTCACGCGTCGCAGCTGAATGAAGAGAACAAGATAGAAGAGGCtggaaaacacgagttccactGGCGAAGCAGCGCAGCCCCGCTCCTGCTCCCTCGGAAACAAAGCCACACCAGTCGAATGCGGATTTCACTTTTCCTCCGGCTCCATCTGTGTAGGTGGAGGCTCCAGCGGCTGTCGCGCTGTTGATCAAACACACGGCCTCGCACACAGGGATTAAGACCCTCTCTGCTCTTGTTCTGCAGAGCCGCGGTTCGTGGGTTTGACTTCGAGCGGGAGGAGACATCTTTGCCATCGGTGAGATGCATTGTGTGGGGGATTGAGCCTCGACATGGGAGAACGAAGCAGGTGAGATCCCCAAGGAACCATCCGGACCCAAGCCAGCTGTGTGCCATGTTATTGTTCACGGATGTGTTGTTAACAGGGCGACACCTTGATGGGCTCCTGGGTGTAAACCTACTGTGTCGTCTGCTAACATGTCAACTCTCCACGGACACTCGGTGTGTCCTCGGTGATTTGACGGAacagcacagagacagtgtTTCTAGGACTGTAAGTTTCAGAGACATGTTACACATGATGGAGTGGGACAGCggtggaaggagggagggcCTGCTCTGGAGGAGGTGTCATTCGGATTGGCAGTGATTTTATTCCTCCGAAAATCACGAGACCCCTGAGTTTATTcgacatgcgtgtgtgtgtatccatcaGCTGTTGAGTGTGATAGAGGTGATCTACCGTATCATTATTGGTCTGTCATATGGCAACCAGCGAGCACATCGGGGATATTATTGTCAGAAACCTGCACTGATCTTAGTGTTCCTTTCTTTAACACACATCCAACTTAATACAACATTTATCAGCTGGAATAATCACCACTCAATGCTAAATGTTGACTTTTAGATGCCACTGGATTTAAAAGCTTCAATATATTTAGACTTTGAATATCTACGCATCTCTGTCTAGATCAAATCCCCCACTCCGAACATTTCAGAGGTCTTCAACCTCTCATTCAGATTATAAAGGTTGCCAGTTTTGCAAATCAGTGCAAAACAGTTACAAAATTTGCAATACTGTATAGTCAAGCTACTgaaatttgtcattttttttacttaaaactTGCATTAAATGGGAAAAACAATTCTTGATGTCAACATTGGATTGGTTAGCTTTTGACTGCAGTAATCTAAACGACTACTTCGCCTTGTGCATCAGACTTCATCCCATTACCATTATCTGTCCACGGAAGTGGAACGTATCGCCCGTGGTAACTCCAGTGGTTTCATTTCTCTTCTAAtgaagttagcatgctaacctaACCAGCTAGTGTCATCTTTCCAATTACCAAGTAAGTGTAGCGCTGAAGAAGTGGTGCTGCTGAGATTGTGTATTACAACCTCTCGTCTCTTAAGCACAACAATGGCCGAGGCTCTTTGTGAGAGACTATCACTCCCACCTGCCCCCCCACAAGAAACTGTGTTTGGTGGCACAACCATTAACCCATGTAGCCAAACAATAGACTGTCGATTTCAAATTCTTCAGTTCATTTACGGTGCCTGTGAATGAAAAGCCATCTTAGACACAGTTGCATTTTAAATCTACAGTTTTTCAAACACTTCTTTAAAGGCTTCCTCTCGTTCCATCTCGAATGGTTTGGACTCTTAGTTATCTGCTCAGCATGGCTTCTTAGTTTTTGACTATAATGTAGCTAATCATCTCCATGAAATCTTTTACATTTCAATATGCATTAATCATATAGAGAGACATATATAACCCGCTTTGCTTAACAGTAGCAACGCTGCTCTGGATGATCCAGTACACGaacttgtgttttttcagtATGCACCATCAAAGACCTACTTCAGCAGCAACCCTTTGTCTCTTACTCTTCTTCCAAGCTATTTAAGGTGAGGGACTGTGGCTAAGAAGCTCTCAGGATGCTCTCCATCCAATTCTCAGTTGCATGATTGCGTTGCCAACGTCTTTCAGAACCCTAAGTACCCGATCATTCATTTTTACTGCAGGTTTACTTAATTGCTTGGAGGCTTAAGTGgctattttaacattttaggTCACGCCGCCTCTAAAGGAAAGGAATGAGATGTGGCATTACATCCCCTGTTATGGCAGAGTGCTGCACAGTATGTTCAGCATTGAGTTCCACGAAGACCATGACCTTAGAAAATGAGTTTGAATGCATGTAAGTGTGTGAGATGAATGGAGCAGGAACTAGCCCAAAAAATGAAACCCGCTCCTTCACGAGGTCTTCATTGGGGTGAAGCAGTAGGTATTATTGAAGCAGACAATACACCAGGAGAATGGAGCAAACTGAACTTGGCGGCTGCCGGCCTGATTATCTCCGTACTACAGGTTTTTCTCTCGACTCTCTTGGTGACATGTGATAACACTAGCTGTCAAATAGCCACATATGCAGCCAACCCATGGTTAAGCATGGACAGTCTCTTTTTTCCCAATAATTGACTGAATATCTATTTCcttgattttcttttaattattaatgAAGTAATGAAACCAAACAATATATGTGGAAAGTACTTAAAGTGCATCGTTTACGATTTGGCATTTGTCTCTTAGTCACTGTTAATGATACCAGGCAGTCTGAAATAAACAGTGTCCGTGTTTATACAAGTGATAAGGGTTTATTGCACTATTTGACTTGTCTCCAGTTGAACACTGGCTGTTAAACTGGCAGCCAGTTAGAAAAGCATTTAACgtgatttgttttcacatttcaggTTCATAAAAGATTTATGTGAACACATGCTTTTAATTTCTACTTTAGTTCATATTCTATTTCAcctaaatgttaaaatacattataatttttctgtttgagaaaaaatgaaaatattaatggCAAtctcgtgtctgtgtgttgaataGAAATAAATTAGAGCTCAAGTGCACACCTCCTAAAATAACAAAGTGGGATTTTTACCAATCTGTTTGTGCATGGTTTGAAGAAATTAGTAAGCCTTGTAAGTCAGTGTTGTAGTTGTAGGTAGCAGTGTTTTTTGACTGTATATTCAGGTAGTTGTGTCCACCTAGGTTAAGCATGTCCTCTTACTTAAGACCAGTTCATGGTTCTGCTTGCTCTCAGCCGGACGTGCGAATGTGGACAGAGACTCCTGACAACCAAAAATGCTCCTTTATTTGTTGTACTTGAGTACAACATGACAATAAACGAAACGAAGAAAAGTGTGCTGGTTCTGCGGTTCATTTAAACTTGAATCATAACAGCTGGATTTAATCCATCATGCTGCCATACAAAACTGTTACTGTAAATTTAACAAATTAGAATTTGCTGTTGTTAATAATGGAGATTGGTGGTATGAATTTATCAGGGAGGTTGTCCTTTTGATtatatttcttttctctgtATTCACtccatttttgtttatttcttagGGTTTCCACTGCCATGAAGATGTCGCCATGTTGCATTGAGCTGGGAATACCTGCATCCACCTCACCATGTTTGGGATGAGCTCACCAGCAACAATGGTTGCTCACGCCGGGGAAGAATGGTTCACTCCACTACTGCCCCCCCTCAAGAGGCAAGGGACATCAACATCAGTCTCTGCTGCCTCTATACGGGGCTGCTGAACTACTCTGAGAGGCTGGCGATGGAGAACATCTCCATGGCGAACCTTTCCCTGGGCTCCCGGTCGCCCATGGTGCCGGTCGTGCCAACAGTGGAGGCCCAGAGGAGTTTACAGGGTGTCGGCCTCCCTCTGCAGGTCTTCTTTTGCTCTGTCATGGTTACCATCCTGCTGGTGGCACTGTTGGGAAATGTGGTGGTGTGCCTGATGGTGTACCAGAGATCTGCCATGCGCTCGGCCATTAACATCCTCCTGGCAAGCCTGGCATTTGCAGACATGATGCTGGCCATCCTGAACATGCCCTTTGCTCTGGTTACTGTGGTGACCACCAACTGGATTTTTGGAGACGTTTTCTGTCGAGTGTCGGCCATGCTCTTTTGGTTCTTTGTGATGGAAGGCGTGGCTGTACTGCTTATAATAAGCATAGATCGCTTTCTTATTATTGTCCAGAAGCAAGATAAGCTGAGCCCACAGAGAGCTAAAGTGCTTATAGTGGTCACATGGGGACTgtcattcattttctctttcccccTGGCGGTTGGCTCCCCTCCCCTTCAGATCCCCCCCAGGgcccctcagtgtgtgtttggctaCAGCATTGAGCCTGGCTACCATGCCTATGTATTGATCCTAATGTTAGTCTTCTTCTTCGTGCCTTTCATGGTCATGCTATACACATTCATGGGGATCCTGAACACCATCCGCCACAATGCCATCCGCATCCACAGCCACCCAGACAGCATCTGTCTAAGCCAGGCCAGCAAACTGGGTCTGCTGAGCCTCCAGAGGCCCTTCCAAATGAATATAGACATGAGCTTCAAGACCCGTGCCTTCACcaccatcctcatcctcttctccgtGTTTACAGTGTGCTGGGCACCCTTCACTGCCTATAGCCTGGTAACTACCTTTAGCGATGGGTTCTACCACAAAGACAGCTTTTTTCAAATCAGTACATGGTTCCTGTGGTTGTGCTACCTCAAGTCAGCCCTCAACCCTCTCATTTACTACTGGCGGATCAAGAAGTTCCGCGATGCCTGCCTTGATCTGATGCCCAAGTACTTCAAGTTTCTTCCTCAGCTGCCAGGAAACACGAAGCGGCGCATACAGCCAAGCGCAGTCTATGTGTGTGGGGAGAATCGCTCTGTGGTTTGAAGTAAAATCCACACTTAAATCTTTACATACTGTACTGTATTTGCCTGTTTTGCTGTTTGGTGGTAAATTTCTCTTAGCAGGTGTTCAGACAGAAAGTAGCACTGCATTAAAAAAAGGCATGGGGCAAGGTTGATGTGGGTGTGTTGCTACAGGGCGCAGGTGTAATGCAATCTACAAAGTCCAGTTTCGAAGCAAACAtctatgatttttttaaagcttgTTTGATTCCAAATCACTGTTCAGTGGTAATGAAAAATTATTGGAGATTCTTCacctatataaaaaaaattttaaTACCCAATTTTGACGaatatttctttgtgttgtttgacaaAAGAAGATACTTGAGAATTTTTGATTATGTAGACAGCTCTAGAATATAGATAATTTTTTAGAAACCATCTTCTCCTCTATCTTGCTAATATTGCCATAATTATATTATGCTGTTACTCACAGTGGAAGTGTGCAGGGTATGTGTGCTACATGTCTGATTGGCTGGATAATGTGCTTGTTTGCAGCAAAAGTTGAGTCAGGGTCAACCTTTTTGCTGGACAACCTTGCATTTTAGCTGGAACCCTCATAAGAACAGTGTTTAATGCTGTGCTAATTTTAGTCTGACACACCATTTTGCACTGATGCTCAGAAACAGTGTGCAAAATGTTTTAGTGTTCAGCCAGAGTCTTCATTTCTCTCATTGTGGTGGTGATGTTCAGTACCCGATGGCTGGACTTAAAACCTGTTTTAGAATCATGCTATATTTTCTATAATATCAGATTAGTCTGGTGAGTATGAATGGTCTATCGATATTTTTTACACTTAAATACTTGATGCCAAATGTAACTTTTTTTCTGGACCGCAGTCAAAGTCCAGTTTTCTATCAAAGCTGGGCGCACACTATACGATTTTAGAAATGCTGTTGTTAAATTCCAACTCATACTATGGTAGTTAATCGTCTGCAATTGATGTTCTGGGTGTGTACTTTTATAGTTTCATCCTCTCCTTTGAGTAAGTTTATCCTATAAAATCTGATATTTATTAGTAATGGGAGATAGATAGTTTACATATTTACCTTTTGACAGCCTCCCCCTCAATGCAGTCAGCCCTCACCAAAATGACAGTACACTGTTGCGAGGTGCACACACTATTAACTAGTAATCGCACACGCTTCCACCACAGTATGGCCTCCATCAGAGTCAGCGCATACAGTGCCTGTCAAACTAAGGCTCATTATAGAGGCTACATCAcctgatcaattgaaacgtttCATCTCTCATCCATGAGGCTTCTTCTGTTCAGttcactgtctctgtgtttgccaCTTCAAGCAGTCAGGAAAAAAGGCACAGAGACGGAGGGACCGACTCACGGCTCGGCTTCAACCGTGCGAGACGATGAAGTCAGCCGACCAAAAATGTTCAGAATTGTATCGTGCATACATTTCATCCCTGTGCACTGCATGACAAACATTTCACgacaaaactgaaaatcaaGTCATACGACTCAATAACGGGCTTAAATCGTACAGTGTGTGTCCAGCTTTAGAGTGTGTGAAGATTGAGATCAGGTCATTGTATATCAAGTATCAACTCAAAAACAACTGTGCTGGCTGTTTTGTCTCTTAGCAGAACAAAGATTGAGTACTTTTGTCTTTGATTTAGTGCTGTACTGGATAAAATACATGGCAGAAGAGGTAAACCAACTGTCCACATACAGCTTTGATGATCTTCAATTAAACTTCTATAATAGAGCTGGGTATTTGAAGGTGTTTGATACTAGTGCCAGTGAAATCCCTGAGGGAAAACAGTTCAAGTTCCCCAAtgttaaatgtgtaaaacagaAGCAGCCATACAACAGTTTTGTCTTTTATAGTCAAAATTTTATAAAATGACTTCTGACATCAGGAAGTACAGGAAGCAGGAATATCCACAAATGAATTTTAACTTTAATATGAgctaaacagaaaacactggcGCTGTCTGATTTGACATGATCACATCTTTTCTTGCCACTGGGATCATGAGTCGAGGGAAAAGGTCAGTTTGTTTTAGCTGTGTACAAGTTGTTATACAGGGCATGTAAATTAACAGCTTAAATGGAGTATGAATGTGGTCAGAAAGTGGCCATGACCCATTTGAACATGTTTGAATTTCAATGTTTTTGGATGTGCCTATTGATTAGTCCACTTGCCAGTAAGAATGCTGCTATATCTGGTGAAAATGTGCAATTTCAGTGTACTGTACTGTTGAATGTAATAAAGAAATAGACATTTCTTACCTTGGTAACCGGTCTGAAGTGGGCTCTTTGTTGTGGATCGGTGGATCATTCAAACTGGTAAATATTTCTAATGTTGTTGCTGATAAGTGTATTTCAGACTTTGTCAAGCCatgaagtcatttaaaaaaagtaagtGATAAAAAACATCACTGATGGTACGGAATAAATAGCTTTGAAATAGGCCACAATGCAACATAATTCAAAATTAGAACAAATGAACAGTTTTATGGTTGACTGGAGTTGACTAGGAGATGACCTACTTATGTCAGCTTTGGGTTATACCTGCTGTTAAactgtgaatgggtgaatgtaaaactgtactgtaaagcgctttgagtggtcatcaagactagaaaagcactatataaatacaaaaccatttaccataacCATTTTACACTATCGATGTCACTCAGTGTCAACCAAgactttcattttcatgtttattttacatggATAAATCAATACACCATAAACACTTGCTGAAAACTTGAACTTAGTTAACATACAGCTCTCGTTGCTACTTTTTTCCCATGATATATCAACCAAATATTTTGAGTGGATCTCTGCAGTGTAAATCATTGTGTTCATTTTGAAAAGATAGAAAAGAAATGATGGAACATAgatattggatttttttttaatttgccacCCTTTTCTCCATAAAAGTAAACCAGTACTGGAACAGATATTTGTCAAGATTAGATTGCGATACCATTTTTGAGTTCCCTCCAGCCATGcctattttacattttgttttcttgtttcttttcttttttacgaCGACTTTGTTTGTTGATGGCTTTCAGGAAGGGAAGAGGATTTTAACAGGTAAAATatgtgtttcagaaacaaaataCCAACTCTACCTTTAGGGCCTCTACACATCTGGAttagaaatggaaaaagaacaTGCTGTGAAATCAAATCATTCAAATGTATCATGATCCACTCTAGGCGgcgaaaaaatatttttgtgtaGATGTTGCTCATTGAATTCAgtgttgatgaactttaaaaaCTGGGCCCAGGTTAACACAGCCCAACTCTTAAATCTGAGGGAGAGCTGGAGAGTCCAGAACTATATCTCAcctttcacttttatttaaacCTCTTCAGTAGGAAATACTATCCACCAAAAGAGCGACATTTGTTGTGACAGAAAAAGGGTGGCcaatgttaaacaaaatgtgaaggtaaacagagcagcagtggttGAAGACACAGCAGTTCACCATTTGGTGTGTATTAGCCACTGCCCCCATCTTTCATGGCCACACCAATGTGAACATGAACATCTTCCATTTGACCAAATATGTTTACATGAACATTAATATCTATATAAACCTAAATATAAGCAGAATACAGAGGCATGTACACATGATCCATATTTGTGTTTCCAGCTTTGATATGAGACAATAATGTATCATTGTTGTATGACACAAGGCTATGGAAACATTATCTGGTTTTGCTTTAGCAaagataaaaatacacaaatgtacCTAATGAAAATCATTAGCTGCCTACCTCATATCTGATTCGTTTAGTTTTTGCATTTCAAAGCAtatctgcatttaaaaacatcattacTGTTTGTGTATGGCCTCCTGTTTGCCTGGTGTTTACGTGACACCTCTGTGCAAGCTCTGCATTAATTATCCTCCTCCCAGCGCATCGCCTGTGTCTCCTCTTTCCACTCAGGGACTTCACTTCCTGCCACCGTCTCTGCTGAATGCTCCTGCGAGGGCGTCACACGCCCTGACATGCGTTTATGCATCACTCCTCCACACGATGATTTCACGGGGGCCTGCCACTCACACTCCTCAGTTGAGTGAACAGCGTTCTGTGAAATGCAGCTAGTAGTAGTGGTGAAAACCAGGGAGCTGCATCCGCTGCTGTGCCTGACAACAGCGCGCAGGTGTGTTTCCAGTCTCACAGATCTGTTGTTTTGTGAAGGAAGTGTGAGTTCACGTCTCTGCTCTCAATGTCCTGCACCACAGACGTTATTTGAAAAAGGGAACGTGTATTCATATTTTCCGTTGGTTCATGGACATAGATTATATTCATGAATTATTTGCAAGAGGCAGATGACTGCACAGGAAAGCCCAGGACCATGTCAGGTGATTTCTTTGGAAAATCCAGAAATGCAGATTGATGGGGAACAGTGGCTCGAGGGTAAGCTCACTGTACTCATGAAAAACATTTGCATGTTTCTTATCCAGCCGTGCAGATGctcttgactttgtgtgtggaATTATCTatcactttcagttcgggaggcagataccatctgttcgtttaagagtaggctcaaaaccttcctttttgataaagcttatagttagagctaattagtgcggcagaacgttacttgtcctatgttctaaattaggaagcgtttagtttaaaaaggcatagaggtattgatggctgatctactgagtgggccacatggttttcatcgcaCTACCATGCAAACCTAGCCTGACGTTgccagactcacaattctagtcagaatgtgagtctgagaccgctccattgggctgtgattatggggcgtgtttcaactgactaggaaataaaattcctcttcgctcaattggatagacctacaaccaatcagagcaacgtagtatgtgacgtatgttaagcaatgcattgtgagttatttactaacgccgggttcacaccggacgctgaagcgatgccgaagcgacgcttcagcgcagcgccaagccttaaataacagctggctcccatccactcccatgttaaaactttgtgcggtacacaccggaggctgaagcactgCGCtgcatgttgtataaagacaacaccaagaaagacaaatgttgggacgctgttgcttaatgttggagcaacaagtaagtatatgcttttaatctactggatcaacgggtgatattattagcgctgcccggcggttcagcgtcgcttcagtgtccggtgtgaacagccaagcaccgGCGCGATAGgaattagcgcggtgctttatTAAcgcgcctccacgttctctgttcctctttcaaaatgaatgcgctgtcgatgtcttctaaaacagactcaatggcagcatttacacatctcagctctccagcggcaggcatgtttgttgaaagcTGTGGCggcaccatggattacgattgtggatcgcgcatcagaggtcgcaatggtgaatccagtatggcggattccATATCGTGCaggctgatcgtagtggtaatggcggatcctgtgtcgcaTTGGCATCAGATACGGGCGGTGGATCAGGACTGTGGCAGCAGCtcatgatggatcctaataagcggcacTGGACATGCcgcttcaaaatgtttaccatcATCAAttctgctaaaaactttaatcttgatgatgttttcctacacctgacatctattgcacttctgtccgtcctgggagagggatccctcacatgtggctctctctgaggtttctatgtattttgaccctgttaaaagggtttttagtagtcttgctgagggttaaggacagaagatgtcacaccaatgttaaagccctatgaaacgaattgtgatttgtgtatATGATGTATCCAGTCTAGCACCTAGGGATGAAGTTGTCTCTGCAATTTCTGCCTCCACCTTGGTAAAGAACCGTTACtgtttacatttactgtttctctcaaaaatgctgatcgtgttAGTAAGTTCTCCGtttatccttaaattatttttacaaccccggcaaaaatcgtttttactgatcttcatctacttcttccagcgtgcgtgcagttgagttctgttgacaacaactatgtgTCGCTTTACATACGTCATGAactactacgttgctctgattggttgtaggcctatccaattgagcgaagaggaattttatttcctggtttcggttgaaacacgccccataatcacagcccagtGGAGCGGattcagactcacattctgactagaattgtgagtatgacaacgtcaggctagtaaAGAATGggattctctgtgttttgaaaatgaCATTTAACAAATTCAAATGTGCATAATCCTCAAGCTCATAAGctacattttaaagtttttttcttatctGAGCTCTACACTCTGCCGTGGTGACTGCTTTCTACTTTGAGTCTAGTAAAGAATGggattctctgtgttttgaaaatgaCATTTAACAAATTCAAATGTGCATAATCCTCAAGCTCATAAGctacattttaaagtttttttcttatctGAGCTCTACACTCTGCCGTGGTGACTGCTTTCTACTTTGAGTCTGACTCTGGAAAACAATTTTAACCTTGGACATTTGCACAAAAAGCCTCTTAAATAAATAC
This genomic window from Platichthys flesus chromosome 18, fPlaFle2.1, whole genome shotgun sequence contains:
- the gpr63 gene encoding probable G-protein coupled receptor 63, with translation MVHSTTAPPQEARDINISLCCLYTGLLNYSERLAMENISMANLSLGSRSPMVPVVPTVEAQRSLQGVGLPLQVFFCSVMVTILLVALLGNVVVCLMVYQRSAMRSAINILLASLAFADMMLAILNMPFALVTVVTTNWIFGDVFCRVSAMLFWFFVMEGVAVLLIISIDRFLIIVQKQDKLSPQRAKVLIVVTWGLSFIFSFPLAVGSPPLQIPPRAPQCVFGYSIEPGYHAYVLILMLVFFFVPFMVMLYTFMGILNTIRHNAIRIHSHPDSICLSQASKLGLLSLQRPFQMNIDMSFKTRAFTTILILFSVFTVCWAPFTAYSLVTTFSDGFYHKDSFFQISTWFLWLCYLKSALNPLIYYWRIKKFRDACLDLMPKYFKFLPQLPGNTKRRIQPSAVYVCGENRSVV